In Blastopirellula sp. J2-11, a single genomic region encodes these proteins:
- a CDS encoding efflux RND transporter periplasmic adaptor subunit: MEKIHLRPLLFLVTISAGFGLTCLQGCGGAVVAPAKAPPPTVTVAQPIRKGIVEWDAYTGRLEPIEFVEIRARVSGYLQSIHFDEGQMVHAGDLLFVIDTRPFVAELNGAKAALNQAHSQLAQANAQTQEAKAQQQQADARLQLANARVKRARSLRSSAAVSQDELDQHEAEVLQAQADVAAAEAGMGLAVAGIATAKAAIESAEAGVETAELNLSYTEIHAPVSGRISREYVTEGNLVSGGAATSTLLTTITSVEPIYCTFDVNEMQALKYIRLAQAGKRESSRVAKNPVYLGLADESGFPHQGHMDFVDNRFDVNTASMRVRCIFRNETHDLVPGMFARVRLPGSAAYDAVLIPDSAIGTDQSTQYAYIVVDGKIERRDLSLGPIVDGLRVVREGLNGDESLVVEGLLLSRPGLEVQSTSETIQIVEDGLPNTYLPLPPDEWISAGRNSLQTAEETANAAIKKREQVQ; the protein is encoded by the coding sequence ATGGAAAAAATCCACCTACGCCCCCTGCTCTTTCTGGTAACCATCTCTGCCGGATTCGGACTAACATGCCTGCAGGGCTGCGGCGGAGCCGTCGTCGCCCCCGCCAAAGCGCCGCCGCCGACCGTGACGGTCGCCCAGCCGATTCGCAAAGGGATCGTCGAGTGGGACGCCTATACCGGCCGGCTCGAACCGATCGAATTTGTCGAGATTCGTGCGCGAGTCAGCGGCTATCTGCAGTCAATTCATTTTGACGAAGGGCAGATGGTGCATGCCGGCGATCTATTGTTTGTGATCGACACTCGGCCATTTGTCGCCGAACTGAACGGCGCCAAAGCGGCGCTGAACCAGGCGCATTCGCAATTGGCGCAAGCCAACGCGCAGACGCAAGAAGCAAAGGCTCAGCAGCAGCAGGCTGATGCTCGCCTGCAGTTGGCCAATGCACGGGTCAAACGTGCGCGATCGCTGCGATCTTCGGCAGCCGTCTCTCAAGACGAATTGGACCAACACGAAGCGGAGGTCTTGCAGGCGCAAGCCGACGTCGCCGCCGCCGAAGCGGGGATGGGGCTGGCCGTCGCGGGAATCGCAACCGCCAAGGCCGCGATCGAATCGGCCGAAGCCGGCGTTGAAACCGCCGAACTCAATCTGAGCTACACCGAAATTCATGCGCCGGTCTCCGGTCGCATCAGCCGTGAATATGTCACCGAGGGAAACCTGGTGAGCGGCGGCGCGGCAACTTCGACCTTGTTGACGACGATTACCTCGGTCGAGCCGATTTATTGCACGTTCGACGTGAACGAGATGCAGGCGCTCAAGTACATTCGGCTTGCCCAAGCCGGTAAACGCGAGAGCTCGCGCGTCGCCAAAAATCCGGTCTATCTGGGACTGGCCGACGAATCGGGATTTCCGCATCAAGGGCACATGGATTTCGTCGACAATCGCTTTGACGTCAACACCGCAAGTATGCGTGTACGCTGCATTTTTCGGAACGAAACGCATGATCTCGTGCCGGGCATGTTCGCTCGAGTTCGCTTGCCGGGAAGCGCCGCCTACGATGCGGTTTTGATCCCCGATTCGGCGATCGGCACGGATCAGTCGACTCAGTATGCGTATATCGTTGTCGATGGAAAAATCGAGCGCCGCGATCTGTCGCTGGGCCCCATCGTTGACGGGCTGCGCGTCGTTCGCGAAGGTCTAAACGGTGATGAATCGCTCGTCGTCGAAGGGTTGCTGTTATCGCGGCCTGGCCTCGAAGTTCAATCGACTTCGGAAACGATCCAAATCGTCGAAGACGGCTTGCCCAATACGTATCTGCCGTTGCCGCCGGACGAGTGGATTTCGGCAGGGCGCAATTCGTTGCAGACTGCCGAAGAGACAGCCAATGCGGCGATCAAGAAGCGGGAGCAAGTCCAATGA
- a CDS encoding efflux RND transporter permease subunit, producing MKFPHFFIERPIFASVLSFLIVLVGGITYLTLPVSQYPSVAPPTVQVRASYPGATPQVIADTVATPIEQEMNGVDDMLYMESSSSADGSMLLTVTFKLGTDLDDAQVLVQNRVAIALPRLPEAVRQIGVTTTKQIPDMLLVVHLNSPDSSRDQLYISNYAFLRVRDAMMRLDGVGDVRIAGGNEYAMRVWLDIERMTYLDLTPGDVVDAIRGQNVQVAAGVIGQPPTDETGAFQLNVTTQGRLRDPEEFEQIIVKRGEDGRVTRLGDIARLELGAQDYSRISYLDGKPAIAVIVYQRPGTNAVDTADEVKRTMAALEKDFPQGVGYEIAYNPTNFVEESIAEVFDTLVITTVLVVLTVFLFLHGWRPTIIPVIAIPISLIGTFAAMQSLGVTLNTLSLFGLVLAIGIVVDDAIVVVENVERLIGEGMEPRAATHKAMDEVGSALIATTLVLIAVFVPTVFIPSISGKFYQQFALTIAISTAFSTFVSLTLSPAMCALLLRPKNEEKKGLGKVGDILFGWFFRWFNRTFDITSDLYGRLIGRTIRVSAVVLVGYVGLLACTWYSFGMVPTGFIPPQDQGYLIVAIRLPDGASLARTDVVTQKVAEIGGKVDGVAHSVGIAGLSGATFTISPSAAVTFLPLEDSKERSARGRDLQAIMADLRKDMSQINEAEIFVIQPPPVRGIGRGGGYKLYIQDQGGAGLDALNEVTNRMLVQANEQPGLVQVYSNYRLSVPQVFADVDRTKAEMLEIPVSNVFEALQVYLGSLYVNDFNFLGRTYRVTAQAEPEFRDDPSDILQLRTRSVRGASVSLGSVVKLNRVTGPDRLVRYNLFPAADINGDTVAGFSTGQSLATIEQLAEQNLPPGFGYAWTDIAFQERQAGNTIIYLFPLAVLFVFLTLAAQYESWILPLAIILIVPLCLLFAILGIWFRGMDNNILTQIGFIVLVGLACKNAILIVEFAKAEEDAGKDRFEAAISACRLRLRPILMTAFSFILGVIPLLIATGAGFEMRRVLGTAVFAGMLGVTIFGLFLTPVFYVVLRKFAQRPEEKSKPAA from the coding sequence ATGAAGTTTCCTCACTTTTTCATTGAGCGTCCGATCTTTGCGTCGGTGCTTTCGTTCCTGATCGTGCTGGTCGGTGGAATTACGTATCTGACGTTGCCGGTCTCGCAGTATCCGAGCGTCGCGCCCCCTACGGTGCAAGTGCGCGCCAGCTATCCTGGGGCAACGCCTCAGGTGATCGCCGATACGGTCGCGACGCCGATCGAGCAAGAGATGAACGGCGTCGACGACATGCTTTACATGGAGTCTTCGTCCAGCGCCGACGGCTCGATGCTGTTGACCGTGACGTTCAAGCTGGGGACCGATCTGGATGACGCTCAGGTGTTGGTTCAAAACCGGGTCGCGATCGCGTTACCTCGATTGCCCGAAGCGGTGCGTCAGATCGGCGTGACGACGACGAAACAGATTCCCGACATGCTGCTGGTGGTCCATCTCAATTCGCCAGACAGCAGTCGCGATCAGCTTTACATCAGCAACTACGCTTTCCTGCGCGTTCGTGACGCGATGATGCGCTTGGATGGCGTGGGAGACGTGCGCATCGCCGGCGGTAACGAATATGCGATGCGAGTTTGGCTTGATATCGAGCGGATGACCTATCTCGATCTGACGCCTGGCGATGTTGTCGATGCAATCCGCGGTCAGAATGTGCAAGTCGCCGCTGGCGTGATTGGGCAACCGCCGACCGATGAGACCGGCGCGTTTCAGTTGAACGTCACGACGCAGGGACGATTGCGCGACCCTGAAGAGTTTGAACAAATCATCGTCAAACGGGGTGAGGATGGTCGCGTTACGCGACTGGGCGATATCGCTCGTCTCGAACTTGGCGCCCAGGACTATTCACGCATCAGTTATCTTGACGGCAAGCCGGCGATCGCCGTCATCGTCTATCAACGCCCCGGCACCAACGCGGTGGATACGGCGGACGAAGTGAAACGGACCATGGCCGCTTTGGAAAAGGATTTTCCTCAAGGAGTCGGTTACGAGATCGCCTACAATCCGACCAATTTTGTCGAAGAATCGATCGCCGAAGTATTCGATACGCTGGTCATCACGACGGTGCTGGTGGTGTTGACCGTGTTTTTATTCTTGCACGGTTGGCGCCCGACCATTATTCCGGTCATCGCAATTCCGATTTCGCTGATCGGCACGTTCGCAGCGATGCAGTCGCTGGGAGTGACGCTCAACACGCTGTCGCTGTTTGGCCTGGTGTTGGCCATTGGGATTGTCGTGGATGATGCGATTGTGGTGGTCGAAAACGTGGAACGCCTGATCGGCGAAGGAATGGAGCCGCGGGCCGCGACCCATAAGGCGATGGACGAGGTCGGCTCGGCGCTGATTGCAACCACATTGGTGTTGATCGCGGTCTTTGTGCCGACCGTTTTTATCCCCAGTATCAGCGGAAAGTTTTATCAGCAGTTTGCGTTGACAATCGCTATTTCGACCGCCTTTTCGACCTTTGTCTCTTTGACGCTTAGCCCGGCGATGTGCGCCTTGCTGCTGCGACCCAAGAATGAAGAGAAAAAAGGGTTGGGCAAAGTTGGCGACATCCTCTTTGGCTGGTTCTTCCGCTGGTTCAACCGTACGTTTGACATCACGAGCGATCTGTATGGTCGCCTGATTGGACGCACGATCCGCGTCTCGGCGGTTGTGCTGGTCGGCTATGTCGGCTTGTTGGCTTGCACCTGGTATAGCTTTGGGATGGTTCCGACCGGGTTTATTCCGCCCCAGGATCAAGGCTATTTGATCGTCGCGATTCGCCTGCCGGATGGCGCCTCGTTGGCGCGAACCGATGTGGTGACGCAAAAAGTCGCCGAAATCGGCGGCAAAGTGGACGGCGTCGCCCATTCGGTCGGCATCGCCGGTCTGTCAGGCGCAACGTTCACGATCAGTCCCAGCGCGGCCGTGACGTTTCTGCCGTTAGAAGATTCGAAAGAACGAAGTGCGCGGGGACGCGATCTACAAGCGATCATGGCCGATCTGCGAAAAGACATGAGCCAAATCAATGAGGCCGAGATCTTTGTGATCCAGCCTCCTCCGGTGCGCGGCATTGGCCGCGGCGGCGGTTATAAGTTGTACATCCAGGACCAAGGCGGAGCCGGTCTTGACGCGCTGAACGAAGTCACCAATCGCATGTTGGTTCAAGCGAACGAGCAGCCGGGGCTGGTGCAGGTCTATTCCAACTATCGGCTCAGCGTGCCGCAAGTCTTCGCTGACGTCGATCGGACGAAGGCCGAGATGCTCGAGATTCCGGTGAGCAACGTGTTTGAGGCGCTGCAGGTTTACCTCGGTTCGTTGTACGTCAACGACTTTAATTTCCTAGGACGAACCTACCGCGTGACGGCCCAGGCCGAACCAGAGTTTCGCGACGATCCAAGCGATATCTTGCAGCTGCGCACGCGCAGTGTGCGCGGAGCGAGCGTCTCGTTGGGATCGGTCGTCAAACTGAATCGCGTTACCGGTCCAGATCGATTGGTCCGTTATAATTTGTTTCCCGCGGCCGATATCAACGGCGACACCGTGGCTGGTTTCAGCACCGGGCAGTCGCTCGCGACCATCGAGCAACTTGCAGAGCAAAATCTGCCGCCGGGCTTTGGTTACGCTTGGACCGATATCGCGTTTCAAGAGCGTCAGGCCGGCAATACCATCATCTATCTGTTTCCGCTGGCGGTGTTGTTCGTCTTTTTGACGTTGGCCGCCCAGTATGAAAGTTGGATCTTGCCGCTGGCGATTATCTTGATCGTTCCGCTCTGCTTGCTGTTTGCGATTCTCGGCATCTGGTTTCGCGGGATGGATAATAACATCCTCACGCAGATCGGATTTATCGTGTTGGTCGGTTTGGCTTGCAAGAACGCGATTTTGATCGTCGAATTCGCCAAAGCGGAAGAAGACGCCGGCAAAGACCGCTTCGAAGCGGCGATCAGCGCTTGCCGATTGCGTCTGCGTCCGATCTTGATGACGGCGTTCTCGTTTATCTTGGGCGTGATTCCGCTCTTGATCGCGACCGGCGCCGGCTTTGAAATGCGCCGCGTGTTAGGAACCGCCGTCTTCGCCGGAATGCTGGGCGTGACGATTTTTGGTCTGTTTTTGACGCCGGTGTTTTATGTCGTTTTGCGAAAATTCGCCCAGCGTCCCGAAGAGAAATCAAAACCAGCGGCGTAG
- a CDS encoding WD40/YVTN/BNR-like repeat-containing protein produces the protein MSLLALSTRKGLLLVRDAGDRFVLLSESFLGARVSLTAQDPRDGVLYACLDHGHWGVKFHRSTDLGKTWSELDAPKYPEGSEVRPGTAAVLKYLWGFGFPSSKRPGQFYLGSEPGGLFAAAEQGATITLNESLWNHPSRPEFWFGGGRDEAGIHSICIDPRDDDHLLVGVSCSGVFESRDGGQSWNPKNKGLRADFLPNPESELGHDPHLLVQCRDQPHKLWQQNHCGVFHSDDGGANWRDVSQPEAGVKFGFAIQVDPQDGDVAWVVPAIADEVRVAIDRKLFVAQTTDGGKNWRQFRAGLPQEHSYDFAYRHGLALCGDHLALATAGGSLFTSRDRGESWRNFSTQLPPIYAVCHIDERLDPSS, from the coding sequence ATGTCGCTGCTAGCCCTTTCTACTCGCAAAGGTCTGCTGTTGGTTCGCGATGCCGGCGACAGGTTCGTCCTGCTGAGCGAGTCTTTTCTTGGCGCACGCGTTTCACTGACCGCTCAAGATCCGCGCGACGGAGTGTTGTACGCGTGTCTGGATCATGGGCACTGGGGGGTCAAATTTCATCGCTCTACCGATCTCGGCAAAACCTGGTCCGAGCTGGATGCGCCCAAGTATCCCGAAGGGAGCGAAGTTCGTCCCGGCACGGCGGCGGTGTTGAAATATCTGTGGGGATTTGGATTTCCGAGCAGCAAGCGACCGGGGCAATTTTATCTCGGTAGCGAACCTGGCGGTTTGTTTGCAGCGGCCGAACAAGGCGCGACGATCACGCTGAACGAGTCACTTTGGAATCATCCGTCGCGTCCCGAATTTTGGTTTGGCGGCGGACGCGACGAGGCCGGCATCCATAGCATCTGCATCGATCCGCGGGACGACGACCATCTGTTGGTCGGCGTCAGTTGCAGCGGCGTCTTTGAATCGCGAGACGGCGGTCAATCTTGGAATCCGAAAAACAAAGGGCTGCGTGCTGATTTTCTGCCCAACCCAGAGTCGGAACTAGGACACGATCCTCACTTGTTGGTTCAGTGTCGTGACCAACCGCACAAACTTTGGCAACAAAATCACTGCGGCGTTTTTCATAGTGACGACGGTGGCGCCAATTGGCGCGACGTCTCGCAGCCCGAGGCCGGCGTCAAGTTTGGCTTTGCGATTCAAGTCGATCCGCAAGACGGAGACGTCGCTTGGGTCGTGCCGGCCATCGCCGACGAAGTGCGTGTCGCAATCGACCGCAAACTTTTCGTCGCCCAAACCACGGACGGCGGAAAGAACTGGCGACAGTTCCGCGCAGGATTGCCGCAAGAGCATAGCTACGACTTCGCGTATCGTCACGGCCTGGCCCTATGCGGCGACCACCTCGCGCTGGCGACTGCCGGCGGCAGCCTTTTTACGTCCAGAGATCGGGGAGAATCGTGGCGCAACTTTTCCACGCAATTGCCGCCGATCTACGCCGTGTGTCACATCGATGAGAGACTGGATCCGTCATCGTAG
- a CDS encoding MoaD/ThiS family protein, protein MLEVQFTSHLRRLVSIPETVEVDAPTVATALDQLADRVPGIDSYLRHEDGSLRQHVNIFLDEQFVRDRRQLSDSTAGATRLFIMQALSGG, encoded by the coding sequence ATGCTCGAAGTTCAATTTACTTCCCATCTGCGCCGTCTGGTTTCAATTCCGGAAACGGTCGAAGTCGATGCGCCGACCGTCGCAACCGCCCTTGATCAACTGGCCGATCGCGTGCCGGGGATCGACTCGTATCTGCGGCACGAAGATGGCTCGCTGCGGCAACATGTCAATATTTTTCTGGACGAACAATTTGTTCGTGATCGCCGACAGCTGAGTGATTCGACGGCTGGCGCAACTCGCTTATTCATCATGCAGGCTCTTTCCGGAGGTTGA
- a CDS encoding tRNA dihydrouridine synthase yields the protein MSAPLMIGPIQLDFPVVQAALSGYSDMSMRVIARRFGASYAVCEVMLDQFLVTFKDRSKNKHFLAIADEEHPVGGQLMGAEPIQFAAGAVKLAQAGYDVIDINFGCPVRKVLGRCRGGFHLSQPEVALEVISRTRDATPPEIPVTVKMRRGIDDTPESRDNFFRILDGAFELGVAAITVHGRTVQQRYVGPSRWEFLREVKQHVGSRVILGSGDLFSAQDCLDMMRQTGVDGVTVARGAIGNPWIFQQCRALYAGEPLPPPPTVFEQRDVINEHLRLAEELYGEKRGITQMRKFGIKYSFLHPDMEQCRAKFTKMRTLADWHAIRETFYVEDRPGQYLNPGVHAGTAEC from the coding sequence GTGTCAGCGCCGTTAATGATTGGGCCGATTCAACTTGATTTTCCGGTTGTTCAGGCGGCGTTGTCAGGCTACAGCGACATGTCGATGCGCGTGATCGCGCGTCGCTTTGGAGCTTCCTACGCGGTTTGCGAAGTAATGCTCGATCAGTTTTTGGTGACCTTCAAAGACCGCAGCAAGAACAAGCACTTTCTGGCGATCGCGGACGAAGAACATCCCGTTGGCGGGCAACTGATGGGCGCCGAACCGATCCAGTTCGCCGCCGGCGCGGTCAAACTGGCCCAAGCCGGCTATGACGTGATCGACATCAACTTCGGTTGTCCGGTCCGCAAAGTCCTGGGCCGTTGTCGCGGTGGTTTTCATCTCAGCCAGCCCGAAGTAGCGCTCGAGGTCATCTCACGCACCCGCGACGCGACGCCGCCCGAGATCCCGGTCACCGTCAAAATGCGCCGCGGCATCGATGACACGCCCGAGAGCCGCGATAACTTCTTCCGCATTCTCGACGGCGCGTTTGAACTGGGCGTCGCGGCGATCACCGTCCACGGCCGCACCGTCCAGCAGCGCTACGTCGGGCCGAGTCGCTGGGAATTCTTGCGCGAAGTCAAACAACATGTCGGCAGTCGCGTCATTTTGGGAAGCGGCGATCTGTTTAGTGCGCAAGATTGTTTGGACATGATGCGCCAGACCGGCGTCGATGGAGTGACCGTCGCGCGGGGCGCGATCGGCAATCCCTGGATCTTCCAACAATGCCGCGCCCTCTACGCCGGCGAGCCCCTTCCTCCTCCCCCCACGGTCTTCGAGCAACGCGACGTCATTAACGAACATCTCCGTCTGGCCGAAGAGCTCTATGGCGAAAAACGGGGAATCACCCAGATGCGCAAGTTCGGCATCAAGTACTCGTTCCTGCATCCTGACATGGAACAGTGCCGCGCCAAGTTCACCAAGATGCGAACCCTCGCCGATTGGCACGCGATCCGCGAGACGTTTTATGTAGAAGATCGCCCTGGGCAGTATCTAAATCCGGGAGTCCATGCGGGAACGGCCGAGTGTTAG
- a CDS encoding glucoamylase family protein: protein MKRRTFLAAGLSLPLAMSGLLPRRALAEFISSEPALGQPGETFVRDMQRRCYRYFLEAVDPQTQLVADRARADGSGYSAHASSAACGFGLASHAVAAQYKWAPRGEIQERVRTMLGSLVNLAPHENGFVYHFFDAKSGARAMQSEASTVDTALMLAGALTASVAFSDDAEITALADQLYRRVDWRWMLGANGCMHMGYKPETGVLPYQWDQYSEHFILLLLAIGAPTNAIPPSSWDAWRREPVLEHNGEKFLGYPPLFVHQYPMAFFKFQDYRSPQGRDYWENAVVAHKAQLSFMTSLGKRFPEQLGHYGQDLWGITSSDSQTGYRDWGGPYKHGRIEPDRGIDGTIVPSAAAGGLAAVPAEALRTLEYQKAQFGDKVYGRYGFVNAFNPATGWIDSDVIGIDTGISLLMGENMLTGNVWNMFMQHPAATRALKLARFTDVKARASRALTETDPPVRTPETIRVSVAETGSAAQ, encoded by the coding sequence ATGAAGCGACGAACTTTTCTCGCTGCCGGACTTTCGCTCCCGCTAGCAATGAGCGGGCTTCTGCCCCGTCGTGCATTGGCGGAGTTCATTTCCAGCGAGCCTGCCCTCGGTCAGCCTGGCGAAACGTTTGTTCGCGATATGCAGCGGCGCTGCTACCGGTATTTCTTGGAAGCGGTCGATCCTCAAACGCAATTGGTCGCCGATCGGGCTCGTGCCGATGGCAGCGGGTACAGCGCGCACGCCAGCAGCGCGGCTTGCGGTTTTGGGCTCGCATCGCATGCCGTCGCGGCCCAATACAAATGGGCGCCGCGCGGCGAGATTCAAGAGCGCGTGCGGACGATGCTCGGCTCGTTGGTTAATCTGGCGCCCCATGAAAACGGGTTTGTCTACCACTTCTTTGACGCGAAGAGCGGGGCTAGAGCGATGCAGTCGGAAGCGTCGACCGTGGATACGGCGCTGATGCTGGCCGGCGCGCTGACGGCTTCGGTCGCTTTTAGCGACGATGCCGAAATCACGGCGTTGGCTGACCAGTTGTATCGCCGTGTCGATTGGCGCTGGATGCTTGGCGCCAACGGGTGTATGCACATGGGATACAAGCCCGAAACCGGCGTGCTGCCGTATCAGTGGGACCAATACAGCGAACATTTTATCTTGCTGCTGTTGGCGATCGGCGCGCCGACGAATGCGATTCCCCCTTCGTCCTGGGACGCATGGCGTCGCGAACCGGTGCTGGAGCATAACGGCGAGAAGTTTCTCGGCTACCCGCCGCTGTTCGTCCATCAGTACCCGATGGCGTTCTTCAAATTCCAAGATTACCGTTCGCCGCAAGGGCGCGACTATTGGGAGAATGCGGTTGTCGCCCATAAGGCGCAACTTTCGTTCATGACCAGCTTGGGCAAGCGGTTTCCAGAGCAACTGGGGCATTACGGGCAAGACCTATGGGGCATCACCAGCAGCGACAGTCAGACCGGCTATCGCGACTGGGGCGGTCCCTACAAACATGGACGTATCGAACCAGACCGAGGAATTGACGGTACGATCGTCCCCAGCGCCGCCGCCGGCGGATTGGCCGCGGTTCCGGCCGAAGCGTTACGAACGCTGGAGTACCAGAAGGCCCAATTCGGCGACAAGGTCTACGGTCGTTATGGATTCGTCAATGCGTTTAACCCGGCCACCGGCTGGATCGACTCCGACGTGATCGGCATCGACACCGGGATTTCGCTGTTGATGGGAGAGAACATGCTAACCGGCAATGTGTGGAACATGTTCATGCAACATCCGGCCGCAACTCGAGCGCTGAAGCTGGCCCGGTTTACCGATGTGAAGGCTCGCGCTTCACGAGCATTGACGGAGACGGATCCGCCGGTGCGCACGCCGGAAACGATTCGCGTTTCGGTAGCGGAAACCGGATCGGCGGCGCAGTAG
- a CDS encoding DUF6924 domain-containing protein gives MTYANRTFAVVVTLLVGCGFPLGPMYDPNEHDPWMIRTDFTDDEKWSAVCEQVSAPQRDSIVGIDFYAYVHFKDDQQFADLAPTELIHALPDDYPGFFCFAVDATTLSDEEHPILVIGFSPNSVNAADYERTPQQTPPSDIQTLRAVPSTIQAIQNNLSIANMDFEDFTRAADSDGVFRGFPE, from the coding sequence ATGACATACGCCAACCGGACATTCGCTGTGGTCGTTACGCTGCTGGTCGGTTGCGGCTTTCCCTTAGGTCCGATGTACGACCCCAACGAACATGATCCGTGGATGATCCGCACCGACTTCACCGACGACGAAAAGTGGTCGGCGGTCTGCGAACAGGTCTCGGCGCCTCAGCGCGATTCCATCGTGGGGATCGACTTCTACGCGTATGTCCACTTCAAAGATGATCAGCAATTCGCCGATCTCGCCCCGACCGAGCTGATCCATGCGCTGCCGGACGACTACCCAGGCTTCTTTTGTTTCGCGGTCGATGCAACCACGCTAAGCGATGAAGAGCATCCGATCCTGGTCATCGGTTTTTCGCCCAATAGCGTGAACGCGGCGGACTACGAACGAACGCCGCAACAAACGCCCCCGTCCGACATCCAGACGCTGCGCGCGGTTCCCTCCACGATTCAAGCGATCCAAAACAATCTGTCGATCGCCAACATGGACTTCGAAGATTTCACCCGCGCCGCCGATTCAGACGGCGTCTTCCGCGGCTTTCCTGAATAA
- a CDS encoding DUF1559 domain-containing protein, whose protein sequence is MIRKTSRGFTLVELLVVIAIIGVLIALLLPAVQQAREAARRMQCTNNLKQLVLATHNYHDTHLVFPPGVVQNNIDAEFVNPRLTWGIHLYPYLEAGNIYDDFDFNQTGIVWINTANSGGPTRPVGQVLSMMQCPSDGVGADTYEHPSFPDNVFARGNYAVFFGNLTKGDTRTLSTNHLPAAFGYRTVKMASIIDGTSNTMAFGELLKGVGSISDSMRGSYWYDFPGAAWIFTREIPNTSVPDSIRSSSCGTAANKPDLNLPCVGVNGAGETAASRSRHPSGVEVGMCDGSVHFISETIGLEVWQALGSRAGNETFSLP, encoded by the coding sequence GTGATTCGCAAAACATCTCGCGGGTTTACGCTTGTAGAGCTTTTGGTGGTGATCGCCATCATTGGGGTTTTGATCGCACTGTTGTTGCCTGCGGTTCAGCAAGCGCGCGAAGCGGCCCGGCGCATGCAATGCACCAACAATCTCAAACAGCTTGTTCTTGCTACGCACAACTATCACGATACGCATCTGGTGTTTCCGCCAGGGGTGGTGCAAAACAACATCGACGCCGAATTCGTCAATCCTCGCCTAACTTGGGGTATTCATCTTTATCCCTATTTGGAAGCGGGAAACATCTACGATGATTTCGACTTCAATCAGACCGGCATCGTCTGGATCAATACGGCCAATTCCGGTGGTCCGACGCGACCGGTGGGCCAGGTCCTTTCGATGATGCAGTGCCCTAGCGACGGCGTGGGAGCCGATACTTATGAACACCCCTCCTTTCCCGACAACGTGTTCGCCAGAGGAAACTACGCGGTGTTCTTCGGAAATCTGACGAAGGGAGATACGCGAACTCTATCGACAAATCATCTGCCGGCCGCATTTGGGTATCGAACGGTGAAGATGGCGTCCATTATCGACGGCACCAGCAACACCATGGCGTTTGGCGAATTGTTGAAAGGGGTCGGATCCATCTCTGACTCGATGCGTGGTTCGTACTGGTATGATTTTCCCGGAGCGGCTTGGATCTTTACGCGTGAAATTCCCAATACGAGCGTGCCTGACTCGATCCGCAGCTCCAGTTGCGGAACCGCCGCGAATAAGCCCGATTTAAATTTGCCCTGCGTCGGCGTCAACGGCGCCGGCGAAACGGCAGCGTCGCGGAGTCGGCATCCGAGCGGAGTGGAAGTCGGAATGTGCGACGGTTCCGTCCACTTTATCTCGGAAACCATCGGCCTCGAAGTATGGCAAGCCTTAGGTTCTCGAGCCGGCAACGAGACGTTCTCTCTGCCTTAA